The proteins below come from a single Mesobacillus jeotgali genomic window:
- a CDS encoding TetR/AcrR family transcriptional regulator, with amino-acid sequence MRDKTEQILNAAMKVFVKKGLQATTQEIAKEAEVAEVTLFRKFTNKQNLFVTVIRNVLERQFDSQINRMAKTEDTEAFLIKIIENRLGTLSKNAPMVKMLLSESLMGNLDEEVDLPNMIFSSLEKGLALHFENKGQVVEAGLVARHLGGIFVSQVVFKNDRPFHLLSEEEKTSLSRKYAQSVMAIIK; translated from the coding sequence ATGAGGGACAAAACGGAACAAATTTTGAATGCAGCAATGAAGGTTTTTGTAAAAAAAGGGCTGCAGGCTACAACACAAGAGATTGCAAAGGAAGCAGAAGTGGCTGAAGTAACATTGTTCCGGAAATTCACCAATAAGCAAAACCTGTTTGTAACAGTCATCAGGAATGTTTTGGAGAGACAATTTGATTCGCAAATTAACAGAATGGCAAAAACTGAGGATACTGAAGCTTTTTTGATAAAGATTATTGAAAATAGATTAGGTACTTTGTCCAAAAATGCACCTATGGTCAAAATGCTACTATCCGAAAGCCTGATGGGGAATTTGGATGAAGAAGTCGATTTGCCTAATATGATCTTTTCAAGTCTTGAAAAGGGTCTGGCACTGCATTTCGAGAATAAAGGCCAAGTAGTTGAAGCAGGTCTTGTAGCTAGGCATCTTGGAGGAATTTTCGTCAGCCAGGTTGTTTTCAAGAATGACCGCCCCTTTCATTTGTTAAGTGAAGAAGAAAAGACTTCGCTGTCTAGGAAGTATGCTCAATCAGTGATGGCAATTATTAAATAA
- a CDS encoding sugar-binding transcriptional regulator yields MEKEKLLKIIEAAKLYYLLDYNQNDIARELGVSRPTVSRFLQIAKQEGIVDIRIMDPTEDVENLSSQLEQKFGLKKAIVTHIPQYEDSVIKTYLGEKAAAFLNEVVDHDDIVGVTWGTTLYHVALELKQKPCKNVKVVQLKGGVSHSETNTYANEILYLFGKAFNSAPHHLPLPAIVDHVVVKQAMEADRHIKKILEMGKQSNIAVYTIGPIKSESLLFQLGYFTEEDLQVIYSKAVGDICSRFFDKDGKVCNENLDARTLGIELDELKKKKYSILVAGGAHKIDGIYGALKGKYTNVLVTDQFTAKFLLDK; encoded by the coding sequence ATGGAAAAGGAAAAATTATTAAAAATAATTGAGGCAGCCAAGCTTTATTATTTACTTGATTATAACCAGAATGATATTGCCAGGGAGTTGGGAGTTTCCAGACCTACAGTATCAAGGTTCCTGCAGATCGCAAAGCAGGAGGGCATTGTTGATATCAGAATCATGGACCCTACTGAGGATGTAGAAAATCTGTCATCGCAACTTGAACAAAAGTTCGGGTTGAAAAAGGCCATCGTTACTCATATTCCACAATATGAAGACAGTGTGATCAAAACATATCTCGGGGAGAAAGCTGCTGCTTTTTTGAATGAAGTGGTTGACCATGATGATATTGTCGGTGTCACCTGGGGAACGACGCTCTATCATGTTGCCTTGGAATTGAAGCAGAAACCGTGCAAAAATGTAAAGGTCGTCCAATTGAAGGGCGGAGTCAGCCACTCCGAAACAAATACGTATGCAAACGAAATACTGTACTTATTCGGAAAGGCCTTCAATAGCGCACCGCATCATCTCCCGCTGCCGGCCATTGTCGATCATGTCGTGGTCAAACAGGCGATGGAAGCGGACAGGCACATAAAAAAGATTCTGGAAATGGGAAAACAATCGAACATTGCGGTCTATACAATCGGCCCAATCAAGTCTGAATCCTTATTGTTCCAGTTAGGATATTTTACAGAAGAAGATTTGCAGGTCATCTATTCAAAAGCTGTCGGTGATATCTGTTCTCGATTCTTTGATAAAGATGGAAAGGTTTGCAATGAAAACCTTGATGCGAGAACTTTAGGCATTGAACTTGATGAGTTAAAGAAGAAGAAGTATTCAATATTAGTTGCAGGCGGAGCTCATAAAATCGATGGTATTTATGGAGCTTTAAAAGGGAAGTATACAAATGTGCTTGTAACGGACCAATTTACTGCCAAATTTTTGTTAGATAAGTGA
- a CDS encoding efflux RND transporter permease subunit, which produces MNNKPKKALNQTLTKMVPAVLTALIATGLGFIALYTSPVPMIQDFGKMLTVGMIISFIAGVLILIPILFTRDHFFKKERVKQKQVKLKNMKGDRFFNWFTNKLILMKWFIVLVAFISAGFGIWADLQAGVETDVEKFMPQDTQELKDIHKLREILGSTDQISVVYEAADVSSAELLEWVDGVTGTVKSEFPETIIDTRSVTTALRQMNEGEFPVNQKIEEYLAEMPESQKKLLINEEGTKGVITLSIEHLEAEELKGFIDDLIDYFEAEELKGVDTTVTGKAVLDAEMVTALTAGRYKMTLLGMGLVFFGLLLVYRHPVKAFIPLLPIALIVGWSGGAMFLLDIKYTPLTATLGALIIGIGTEFTILIMERFYEERKKGRNSNEAIVVTNRKTGKAILASAFTTIGGFSALLISDFVILSNFGLMTLINISLALFSTIVVMPAILIILDRFVKIRHVGENELPVN; this is translated from the coding sequence ATGAATAACAAACCAAAGAAGGCCCTAAACCAAACATTAACGAAAATGGTGCCGGCAGTTTTAACAGCCTTAATCGCAACCGGGCTGGGATTTATTGCTTTATATACATCTCCTGTGCCGATGATCCAGGACTTTGGCAAGATGCTGACAGTAGGAATGATCATCAGTTTTATAGCAGGGGTTTTAATATTGATCCCTATTTTATTCACCAGAGATCATTTCTTCAAAAAAGAAAGGGTTAAACAGAAACAAGTAAAATTAAAAAATATGAAGGGAGACAGGTTCTTTAATTGGTTTACAAATAAACTGATTTTAATGAAGTGGTTCATCGTTTTAGTTGCCTTCATATCAGCTGGTTTTGGTATTTGGGCTGATTTGCAAGCTGGAGTTGAAACGGATGTTGAAAAGTTTATGCCGCAGGATACACAGGAGTTAAAGGATATTCATAAGTTAAGAGAAATTCTCGGCAGTACCGATCAAATTTCGGTTGTTTATGAAGCTGCCGATGTGTCATCTGCTGAGTTATTGGAGTGGGTAGATGGGGTTACCGGAACAGTGAAAAGTGAATTTCCAGAAACCATTATAGATACACGTTCAGTCACAACTGCCCTTCGACAGATGAATGAAGGGGAATTTCCTGTGAATCAAAAGATAGAGGAATATTTGGCTGAGATGCCAGAGTCTCAAAAAAAGCTGTTAATTAATGAAGAAGGAACAAAAGGTGTCATAACCTTGAGTATAGAGCACCTGGAGGCAGAGGAGCTTAAGGGATTCATTGATGATTTAATCGACTATTTTGAGGCGGAAGAATTAAAAGGAGTGGATACAACGGTTACCGGAAAAGCAGTGCTGGATGCTGAAATGGTTACCGCATTGACTGCTGGCAGGTATAAAATGACATTACTCGGGATGGGGCTTGTATTCTTTGGCTTGCTGTTAGTATACCGCCATCCTGTCAAGGCATTTATACCATTGCTGCCGATTGCCCTGATTGTTGGATGGTCAGGCGGAGCCATGTTTTTACTAGATATCAAATATACCCCGTTGACTGCCACGCTGGGAGCATTGATTATCGGAATTGGCACAGAGTTCACCATCCTGATCATGGAGCGTTTTTATGAAGAACGGAAAAAAGGCAGAAACAGCAATGAAGCCATCGTGGTCACGAATCGGAAAACAGGGAAGGCCATCCTCGCATCTGCCTTTACAACAATAGGCGGTTTCAGCGCATTGCTGATTTCGGATTTTGTCATTTTGAGCAACTTTGGGTTGATGACATTAATAAATATATCCTTGGCACTGTTCAGTACAATTGTAGTCATGCCTGCCATCTTGATTATTCTAGACCGTTTTGTGAAAATAAGACATGTAGGGGAGAATGAATTACCAGTAAACTAG
- a CDS encoding C39 family peptidase, with protein MNKKLLIRTLSIGGIFLATYLGAENLRSIENPTAETQASVAPKIKRTEAHSITKSIEGREFLEDFFNIEKKEILKGVPHISQLPELQRGCEVTSLTMLLQYEGIEADKMTLAEQIHKIPFRDANYVRSNPYDGFVGDIYTFSKSGYGVYHGPVARLAENYMPGKIKDITGQSIDSVFELIDTGSPVWVIINSTFAPLPESEFTVWETNTGNVKITYKEHSVLIVGYDEESIYINDPLASDGYKAVPRTPFENAWIQMGSQAIGIEK; from the coding sequence TTGAATAAAAAGCTGCTTATTAGAACACTATCCATTGGAGGCATTTTCCTGGCGACCTACCTGGGAGCGGAAAATTTACGATCGATTGAAAATCCAACGGCAGAAACACAAGCTTCAGTTGCACCAAAAATCAAACGAACAGAAGCTCATTCCATAACAAAGTCCATTGAAGGTAGAGAATTTCTCGAGGATTTCTTCAATATAGAGAAGAAGGAAATACTTAAAGGGGTTCCTCACATCAGTCAGCTCCCCGAATTACAGCGAGGCTGTGAGGTAACCAGCTTAACGATGCTTTTGCAGTATGAGGGAATCGAAGCCGATAAAATGACCCTGGCTGAGCAGATACATAAAATACCATTCCGCGACGCAAATTATGTTCGCAGCAATCCATATGATGGCTTCGTAGGCGATATCTATACTTTCAGCAAATCAGGATATGGCGTTTACCATGGTCCTGTAGCAAGGCTTGCAGAGAATTATATGCCAGGAAAAATCAAGGACATTACTGGCCAATCCATTGATTCAGTTTTTGAACTGATCGATACTGGATCACCAGTTTGGGTCATCATCAACTCCACCTTCGCGCCGCTTCCTGAATCGGAATTTACCGTTTGGGAGACAAATACCGGAAATGTGAAGATTACTTACAAAGAACACAGTGTTTTGATTGTCGGTTATGATGAGGAGTCCATTTACATAAACGATCCGCTTGCCAGCGATGGGTATAAGGCCGTCCCACGGACACCATTCGAGAATGCCTGGATCCAGATGGGCAGCCAGGCGATTGGAATAGAAAAATGA
- a CDS encoding glycine betaine uptake BCCT transporter — protein MKKDSSVFFISTGILLLMVLFGVFVPDKLESFTASIQAFITDTFGWYYLILVSAIVIVCLYFLISPLGKIRLGRQDDRPEFSTLTWYAMLFSAGMGIGLVFWGTAEPISHYMVSTPTGVEPGSDQAIRDSMRFTFFHWGIHAWAIYGIVALVLAYFNFRHGKPGLISATLGPILGDRTTGTAGKVIDVISVVATVVGVATTLGFGAVQINGGLSYLFGVPSGFVTQLIIVLVVTVLFMISAWTGLGKGIKILSNVNMILAAILLVAMLFLGPTQFILNLFTNTIGTYLQNLPAMSFRIAPLNEEVRSWINGWTIFYWAWWIAWAPFVGIFIARVSKGRTIREFVFGVLLVPSLIGFLWFSAFGGSAIMLEHEGIAKISELATEEALFGVFANYPLSTLLSIVAMILVGTFFITSADSGTFVLGMMTTNGSLTPGNRIKFTWGIMLSAISLVLLYSGGLQALQNTMIVAALPFSIIMALMGLSLIKALNQEAKELGIGKIPKRKL, from the coding sequence ATGAAAAAGGATTCATCTGTTTTTTTCATATCGACAGGAATTTTGTTGTTGATGGTTCTTTTCGGTGTGTTTGTTCCAGATAAACTAGAATCGTTTACAGCCAGTATCCAGGCATTCATTACTGATACTTTTGGCTGGTATTATTTAATTCTTGTTTCTGCAATTGTAATCGTTTGTCTGTATTTCTTGATCAGTCCTCTGGGGAAAATCAGACTTGGGAGGCAGGATGACCGCCCTGAGTTTTCTACCCTGACTTGGTATGCGATGCTTTTTAGTGCCGGTATGGGGATTGGGCTTGTTTTCTGGGGCACTGCTGAACCGATTAGCCATTATATGGTCTCAACACCAACTGGAGTGGAGCCGGGATCTGACCAGGCCATCCGTGATTCAATGAGGTTCACGTTTTTCCACTGGGGTATCCATGCATGGGCCATTTATGGAATTGTTGCATTAGTTCTTGCCTATTTCAATTTCAGACATGGGAAGCCAGGGTTGATCAGTGCTACTCTCGGTCCGATTTTAGGCGACAGGACGACTGGTACAGCTGGTAAAGTAATTGATGTGATTTCGGTTGTCGCGACTGTGGTTGGTGTGGCAACAACTTTAGGATTTGGAGCTGTACAAATTAACGGTGGACTTTCTTACCTATTTGGAGTACCCTCTGGTTTCGTAACTCAATTGATAATTGTCCTGGTTGTTACAGTGTTATTCATGATATCTGCCTGGACAGGACTTGGAAAGGGAATCAAGATTTTAAGCAACGTAAACATGATACTTGCTGCCATCTTATTGGTGGCTATGCTGTTTTTAGGACCCACCCAGTTTATCTTGAACCTCTTTACCAATACAATTGGTACATATCTTCAGAATCTGCCCGCAATGAGCTTCCGTATTGCGCCTTTAAATGAAGAAGTCCGCTCGTGGATTAACGGCTGGACGATTTTCTACTGGGCATGGTGGATTGCCTGGGCGCCATTTGTAGGGATTTTTATAGCTCGAGTTTCTAAAGGCCGGACAATCAGAGAGTTTGTATTTGGTGTGCTGCTAGTACCTTCTTTGATCGGCTTCCTATGGTTTTCTGCGTTCGGGGGTTCAGCGATCATGCTTGAGCACGAAGGAATTGCGAAGATTTCAGAGCTTGCAACTGAAGAAGCACTCTTTGGCGTGTTTGCCAACTATCCATTAAGCACATTATTGTCTATCGTGGCAATGATTCTTGTCGGCACTTTCTTTATCACCTCAGCAGATTCAGGGACATTTGTTTTAGGGATGATGACAACAAATGGATCACTGACACCAGGGAATAGGATCAAATTTACCTGGGGAATCATGCTGTCGGCGATTTCTTTAGTATTGCTGTACTCTGGCGGGCTGCAGGCATTGCAAAATACAATGATCGTAGCTGCATTGCCATTTTCCATCATTATGGCTTTAATGGGATTAAGTCTAATTAAAGCCCTGAATCAAGAAGCGAAAGAACTGGGAATTGGAAAAATTCCTAAGCGCAAGCTTTAA
- a CDS encoding IS256 family transposase: MTQLQFNLNLDLLKESVMDSDIDSVIKASIVLVLNEFMEKERDDHLKARAYERTPSRHDYRNGYYDRELLLSIGKIVLRVPRTRNGDFSTTVFEQYARCDQAFVLSMLEMVVNGVSTRKVTNIVEQLCGHKVSKSFVSTLTEKLDPIVNQWANRPLNTMYYPYIFADAMYIKVREHNRVVSKAVYIATAVDETNRREILGLRVDHVESFEAWQRFFHHLQSRGLQAPKLIISDAHKGLKSAIEKEFVGSAWQRCTVHFKKNIITHMPKKDMDEVKIALKRIFEVAKVKDARKYKDEFINTFGDNPKLEKAIEILEEGFEDAIQYLNEKPMFHKHIRSTNSLERINSEVRRREKVIRIFPNTQSAFRLIGAVLMDYAEEVNKRIIPEKEEKKQKK, encoded by the coding sequence ATGACTCAATTACAGTTTAACCTAAATCTAGATCTTTTAAAAGAATCCGTGATGGATTCAGACATCGATTCTGTGATCAAAGCATCCATTGTCCTGGTATTAAATGAATTCATGGAAAAAGAACGTGATGACCATTTAAAAGCGCGTGCTTATGAGCGTACACCTAGTCGACACGACTACCGGAACGGCTACTATGATCGTGAGCTTCTCTTAAGCATTGGAAAGATTGTGCTCAGAGTCCCTCGTACTAGAAACGGTGATTTTTCAACCACTGTATTTGAGCAATACGCTCGATGTGACCAGGCTTTCGTGCTATCCATGCTTGAAATGGTCGTAAACGGGGTTTCCACGAGGAAAGTAACCAATATCGTGGAACAGCTCTGTGGACATAAAGTATCCAAATCGTTCGTATCCACTCTCACGGAGAAGCTGGATCCTATCGTGAACCAATGGGCAAACAGGCCACTCAATACAATGTACTACCCTTATATCTTTGCCGACGCTATGTATATCAAAGTAAGAGAACACAATCGTGTGGTATCCAAAGCTGTCTATATCGCCACTGCCGTTGATGAGACCAACAGACGGGAAATACTGGGCTTGCGAGTCGATCATGTGGAGAGTTTTGAAGCGTGGCAGCGATTCTTTCATCACTTACAGTCACGAGGGCTACAAGCACCAAAACTGATCATTTCCGATGCCCATAAGGGCTTGAAGTCTGCCATTGAGAAAGAATTTGTAGGATCTGCCTGGCAGCGATGCACTGTCCATTTCAAAAAGAATATCATCACTCATATGCCGAAAAAAGATATGGATGAAGTAAAAATCGCACTAAAAAGAATTTTCGAAGTAGCGAAGGTAAAAGACGCTAGAAAGTATAAAGATGAGTTCATCAACACATTTGGTGACAATCCAAAATTGGAGAAGGCTATAGAAATCTTAGAAGAAGGTTTCGAAGATGCCATCCAATATCTAAATGAAAAACCCATGTTTCATAAGCATATTCGAAGCACAAATTCATTAGAAAGAATAAACAGTGAAGTCCGTAGGAGAGAAAAAGTGATTAGAATCTTTCCTAACACACAATCCGCATTCAGATTAATAGGAGCTGTCCTAATGGATTACGCTGAGGAAGTTAACAAGAGAATAATCCCTGAAAAAGAAGAGAAAAAACAGAAGAAGTAG
- a CDS encoding NRDE family protein — MCLVLFSYKAHPEYKVIVAANRDEAYDRETATAYFWEDAPEVLAGRDLEKMGTWMGVTTTGKFAALTNYRDPSETTAGKRTRGELVADFLKGTVSTQTYLLELANRHQEYPGYNLLAGDLNELYYYSNRGGPLQKVEAGVHGVSNHLLNTDWPKVERGKAGLASIISEGQPDLVDRLFAHLRNADPAPDHLLPSTGVSLEWERLLSPMFIKSEGYGTRSSTVILMNEKEIQFYERVHKKGQVSDQEFIIRL, encoded by the coding sequence ATGTGTCTGGTTTTATTTTCCTATAAAGCACATCCAGAGTATAAGGTGATTGTGGCTGCCAATAGGGATGAGGCTTATGATCGCGAAACTGCGACGGCTTATTTTTGGGAAGATGCTCCCGAAGTGCTCGCCGGCAGGGATCTTGAGAAAATGGGAACCTGGATGGGGGTTACAACAACAGGCAAGTTTGCAGCTCTCACCAATTATCGAGATCCAAGTGAAACTACTGCAGGGAAAAGAACAAGAGGTGAACTTGTTGCTGATTTTCTGAAAGGAACAGTCAGTACCCAAACCTATTTACTGGAGTTGGCCAATCGCCATCAGGAATATCCGGGTTATAATCTTCTGGCAGGGGATTTGAATGAGCTCTATTACTATTCTAACCGCGGAGGCCCGCTGCAAAAAGTGGAAGCTGGCGTCCATGGGGTCAGCAACCATTTGCTTAACACCGACTGGCCAAAGGTAGAACGGGGGAAGGCGGGACTTGCCAGCATTATTTCAGAAGGGCAACCTGATTTGGTTGACCGGTTATTTGCGCATTTGAGAAATGCCGACCCCGCGCCGGACCATTTGCTGCCATCTACGGGTGTTTCGCTGGAATGGGAGCGATTATTGTCCCCTATGTTCATCAAGAGTGAAGGATACGGGACGAGAAGCTCGACCGTCATTTTGATGAATGAAAAAGAAATCCAGTTTTATGAACGAGTGCATAAAAAAGGTCAGGTGTCAGACCAGGAATTTATCATAAGGCTGTGA
- a CDS encoding NupC/NupG family nucleoside CNT transporter, which produces MNILWGLMGIAVVLGIAFIFSNNKKSINLRTVLGGLAIQFIFAFGVLKWETGKVLLEKLSLGVNEIVNYTDAGVQFLFGGLFQAENIGFVFAFQVLTVVIFFSSLISVLYYLGIMQVIIKILGGALSKLLGTSKAESLSAAANIFVGQTEAPLVVKPYIAKMTQSELFAIMVGGLASVAGSVLIGYSLLGVPLEYLLAASFMAAPAGLVLAKIMIPETEKSESTDELKMEKDTESANVIDAAARGASTGLQLALNIGAMLLAFIALIALINGIIGFFGGFFGAENLTLEVILGYVFAPLAFAIGVPWDEAIKAGGFIGQKLILNEFVAYSSFGPQIDQLSAKTVAIISFALCGFANVSSMGILLGGLGSLAPNRRADIAKMGVRAIIAGMLASLLSAAMAGMLL; this is translated from the coding sequence ATGAATATCTTATGGGGTTTGATGGGGATTGCTGTCGTTTTGGGTATTGCGTTTATCTTCTCAAATAACAAAAAGTCCATCAATTTAAGAACAGTCCTTGGCGGATTGGCAATTCAGTTCATTTTCGCTTTTGGAGTATTGAAATGGGAAACAGGGAAGGTTTTATTGGAAAAGCTATCACTTGGCGTCAATGAGATCGTCAACTATACAGACGCTGGTGTGCAATTCCTGTTCGGCGGATTGTTCCAGGCCGAAAATATTGGCTTTGTATTCGCTTTCCAAGTACTAACAGTTGTTATTTTCTTCTCTTCTTTAATATCTGTGCTTTACTACCTGGGAATCATGCAAGTAATCATCAAGATCCTGGGCGGAGCGCTTTCTAAATTACTGGGAACGAGTAAGGCTGAATCGCTATCAGCCGCAGCAAACATTTTCGTAGGCCAGACAGAAGCACCGCTTGTAGTTAAGCCTTACATCGCGAAAATGACTCAATCAGAGCTTTTTGCAATCATGGTTGGGGGCTTGGCTTCTGTAGCAGGTTCTGTATTGATTGGTTACTCATTATTAGGTGTTCCATTGGAATACTTGCTTGCAGCAAGCTTCATGGCTGCTCCAGCAGGTTTGGTACTCGCTAAAATCATGATACCGGAAACAGAGAAGTCAGAGTCTACTGATGAACTCAAGATGGAAAAAGACACAGAGTCAGCAAACGTAATTGATGCTGCCGCTAGAGGTGCAAGCACGGGTCTTCAATTAGCATTGAATATTGGTGCAATGTTGCTTGCGTTCATCGCTTTGATTGCCTTGATCAATGGAATCATTGGTTTCTTCGGAGGTTTCTTCGGAGCTGAAAATTTAACGCTTGAAGTAATTCTTGGCTATGTATTCGCTCCACTTGCATTCGCTATTGGTGTTCCTTGGGATGAAGCGATCAAGGCTGGCGGATTTATCGGCCAAAAATTAATCTTGAATGAGTTTGTTGCCTATTCTTCATTCGGACCACAAATCGATCAATTATCTGCAAAAACAGTAGCGATCATCAGTTTTGCGCTATGTGGATTCGCAAACGTTTCTTCAATGGGTATCTTGCTGGGCGGACTAGGAAGCCTTGCGCCTAACCGTCGTGCTGACATCGCGAAAATGGGTGTACGAGCTATCATCGCAGGTATGCTTGCATCATTATTGAGTGCCGCTATGGCAGGTATGCTTCTATAA
- a CDS encoding MMPL family transporter translates to MLKILGSLMSKHPVKIMLLTIMVVVLLAAGAGKVQLATGNETLISTESSVYKSNQQLEEEFGGESIIIVYEAADNQDVLTVERLKHMKRLETILITHKEIYSVMSPVILLEEISSKQADQYKDGIAGMSDGLNEMGGKLKDFGEQGARKQQKEIESGLANQEGKLGNVQAEKEKQAKDLNELSNGLNEMGKKLVSISDNLSTMNDYSDSLKPGLPVKQETLEYMIRDNNGKKREIFNEVVIDDHTMLMIVKFNGNVSDDAKSEISKTVKSYLDENQIESTATMVSGKPVLDDAIRSSMKESMQKMMMLSILFMVIILLFTFNVSWRLLPLGIILIAVIGTVGLMGWIQIPVTMVSMAVFPILIGLGIDYAIQFQNRYSEEMAEGEDDHE, encoded by the coding sequence ATGCTAAAAATACTTGGCTCACTGATGTCAAAACACCCGGTAAAAATAATGCTATTAACGATCATGGTTGTTGTGCTTTTAGCTGCAGGGGCAGGTAAGGTTCAGTTGGCTACGGGTAATGAGACACTGATAAGCACTGAATCAAGTGTTTATAAAAGTAACCAGCAGCTTGAAGAAGAGTTCGGAGGAGAATCAATCATCATCGTTTATGAAGCAGCAGATAATCAAGATGTGCTTACCGTTGAAAGGCTGAAACATATGAAAAGGCTGGAGACGATCCTTATTACACATAAAGAGATTTATAGTGTCATGAGCCCTGTTATCTTGCTTGAAGAAATTTCGTCAAAGCAAGCTGATCAATACAAAGATGGGATAGCAGGAATGTCAGATGGACTGAATGAAATGGGAGGGAAATTAAAAGATTTTGGGGAGCAGGGGGCCAGAAAGCAGCAAAAAGAAATTGAAAGTGGGCTAGCAAACCAAGAGGGAAAATTAGGGAACGTGCAGGCAGAAAAGGAAAAACAAGCTAAAGATTTAAATGAGCTTAGCAATGGTTTAAATGAAATGGGCAAAAAATTGGTTTCGATCAGCGACAATTTAAGTACAATGAATGACTATTCTGATTCCTTGAAGCCAGGATTGCCAGTAAAGCAGGAAACACTGGAATACATGATTAGAGATAATAATGGCAAAAAGAGGGAGATTTTTAATGAAGTCGTCATCGATGATCATACTATGCTCATGATTGTGAAATTCAACGGAAATGTTTCCGACGATGCAAAAAGTGAAATTTCGAAAACGGTTAAATCATATCTAGATGAAAATCAAATAGAATCAACAGCCACGATGGTTTCCGGTAAACCAGTTTTGGATGATGCAATCCGTTCATCGATGAAGGAAAGCATGCAGAAAATGATGATGTTATCTATTTTGTTTATGGTCATCATCTTATTATTCACATTTAATGTAAGTTGGCGCTTACTTCCTTTAGGTATCATACTAATAGCAGTTATTGGTACGGTTGGCTTGATGGGATGGATTCAGATTCCAGTTACGATGGTATCTATGGCTGTGTTCCCGATTCTCATAGGTCTTGGCATTGATTATGCGATTCAGTTCCAAAACAGGTATTCAGAGGAAATGGCAGAAGGGGAGGATGACCATGAATAA
- the yhbH gene encoding sporulation protein YhbH, giving the protein MTDESSHQFVISQEDWSLHRKGHDDQQRHQEKVQEAIKSNLPDLITEENIIMSNGRDVVKIPIRSLDEYKIRYNYDKNKHVGQGNGDSKVGDVVARDGSGQQQGPGKGQGAGDQAGEDYYEAEVSMMEIEEALFKELELPNLKKKEEQEHLVENIEFNDIRKTGLMGNIDKKRTMMSAYKRNAMTGKPSFHPIYKEDLKFKTWNEVVKPDSKAVVLAMMDTSGSMGLWEKYMARSFFFWMTRFLRSKYETVEIEFIAHHTEAKVVSEEDFFSKGESGGTICSSAYRKALELIDLKYNPSKFNIYPFHFSDGDNLTSDNARCVKLVEELMKVSNMFGYGEVNQYNRHSTLMSAYKNIKDDNFRYYILKQKADVFHAMKSFFKQEENKMYA; this is encoded by the coding sequence ATGACCGATGAAAGCAGTCACCAGTTTGTGATTTCCCAGGAAGATTGGTCCCTCCACCGCAAAGGACATGATGACCAACAGCGCCATCAGGAAAAGGTGCAGGAAGCAATAAAGAGCAATCTGCCTGATTTGATCACCGAAGAGAATATTATCATGTCCAACGGCAGGGATGTCGTAAAGATTCCAATAAGGTCACTGGATGAGTACAAAATCCGTTATAACTATGATAAGAACAAACATGTCGGCCAGGGGAACGGAGACAGTAAAGTCGGCGATGTCGTCGCGCGTGATGGCTCCGGGCAGCAGCAAGGTCCCGGGAAGGGGCAAGGCGCAGGAGACCAGGCCGGTGAAGATTATTACGAAGCAGAAGTATCAATGATGGAAATCGAAGAAGCGTTATTTAAAGAGCTGGAGCTTCCTAATCTCAAGAAGAAGGAAGAACAGGAGCACCTCGTTGAAAATATTGAATTCAACGACATCAGGAAGACTGGTTTGATGGGCAATATTGATAAAAAGCGGACCATGATGTCTGCTTACAAGCGGAATGCGATGACAGGCAAACCATCGTTCCACCCAATCTACAAGGAAGATCTTAAATTCAAGACGTGGAATGAGGTCGTAAAGCCCGATTCAAAGGCTGTTGTTCTTGCCATGATGGATACGAGCGGCAGTATGGGACTGTGGGAAAAATATATGGCGAGGAGCTTCTTCTTCTGGATGACGCGCTTCCTTCGCTCCAAGTACGAAACAGTCGAAATCGAATTTATCGCTCACCATACAGAAGCAAAGGTAGTCTCCGAGGAAGATTTTTTCTCAAAAGGAGAAAGCGGAGGTACCATTTGTTCATCCGCCTACCGGAAAGCACTGGAACTGATTGACCTGAAATACAATCCAAGCAAGTTTAACATCTACCCATTCCATTTTTCAGATGGTGATAACCTGACCTCCGACAATGCCCGCTGTGTAAAATTAGTAGAAGAGCTGATGAAGGTCTCCAATATGTTTGGCTATGGAGAAGTCAATCAGTACAATCGCCACTCGACCCTAATGTCCGCGTATAAAAACATTAAAGATGATAACTTCCGTTACTATATCCTCAAGCAGAAAGCTGATGTATTCCACGCGATGAAAAGCTTTTTCAAACAGGAAGAAAACAAGATGTATGCTTAA